Within the Clostridium scatologenes genome, the region TTATTAAAACATATAATGAATTTTTGGATGAATGTAATGAAGCTTTGCAAACTATTTTTTCCAAATATTTTAAAAATAATTAGAGTTATAAGTTAATAAATGGTGAAATATTATTTACAATAGTAAAAAAAATCGTTATACTTTAAATAGTGTAACGTTTTTTGATTTAAAAATTTTAGGAGGGGATTGTATTGAAAAAAAATTTATTAGTTATGAGCATTTTAGCTGCTACCTTAATTTTTTCTGGATGTTCGCAAAAAAATTCGGAAACTTCAAAACAAAGTCCTAAAAATATTACTATTTCGGCGGCTGCCAGCTTAAAGGAATCATTGACAGAAATTCAACCTAAATTTGAAAAAGATAACAATGTGAAACTTACTTTTAATTTTGGAGCATCAGGAACGTTACAAAAGCAAATAGAACAAGGAGCACCAGCAGACGTATTTATATCAGCAGGAAAACAGCAAATGGATAACTTGGAAAAAGAAAATTTAATTGACAAGAGTAGTAGAAAAAATTTATTGAATAATAAATTAGTATTAATAGTAGCAAAGGATTATAAAGATAAAATAAAATCAACTTCAGATCTTGCAAATATTAATTCTAAAATTGCAATGGGTGAACCTACTGTAGTACCAGCAGGACAATATGGAAAAGAAAGTTTAGAAAAACTAAGTTTAATGGATAAAGTAAAAGATAAAATTGTGTATGCAAAGGATGTTAAACAAGTAGTTCAATATGTAGAAAATGGAGAAGCAGCTGCAGGTATTGTATATAAATCAGATGCTACTGTATTAAAAAACAGTACAATAGCTGAAACTATTGATGAAAGTTCACACAAACCAATAGTTTATCCAGAAGCAATAGTTACAGCATCTAAAGAAAAAGAAGCTGCAAAGAAATTTTTGGATTATTTAACTACAGATAGTTCAAAAGAAACCTTTAAAAAATATGGATTTGAAGTTAATGTAAAATAAGTACAAAACAATACAACTTGAAGAATGTTTTTTTGTAAATTTTTACATAAAAATTATTAAATGTAGTACAAATACACTGGCTTAAAAATATATAATATTATTTATAATTTCAATTGATATTATATGTTAACAAATGTAAAATATAAATTGACATAAGTTCTTGAAAACGTTATACTTAAATCAATGCAGTATATTGGAAAAATTAAAACAATGTGGATATAAAGTGTATTTGAATTATTTGAAGTACCTGTAAATTAACTTTTCAAATAATTTAAATATGCTTAATTTTAGCATGGCAAGTTAAATTTTTAACATTACTTTCAAACAAATCTGTAATTAGTGCATTATAAATTGACATATAATTATATAAGATTTCTATAATGAAAGGAGAATTTGTATGGATAGTATGATGTTAAAACCAGGAGAACTGTGTGATGCCTCTATAGGTAGTGGTTGTGGCAAAGCAAAATTAACAGCTTTACAACAATTGGTATTAGGTATTTTGGCAGGTGCATTTATAGCTGTTGGAGGAGTTGTTTCTTCAGTAGTTTCACACAGTATAACGAATGTTGGAGTATCCAAGTTCGTTGGAGGAGCGGTGTTTCCAGTAGGACTTATATTAGTTGTAATTTGTGGAGCGGAATTGTTTACTGGAAATTGTCTTATGGTTGTGCCACTAGCAGACGGAAAAATAAACATAAAAGAGATGTTAAAAAATTGGGTAGTGGTATATATAGGAAATTTTATTGGTTCTATTTTGATAGCATTTTTAGTATTTCAAGCAGGGTTATTTACTTTAAACTCAGGTAAGCTAGGTGGAGTTGTAATAAAGGTTGCATCTACAAAAGGTAATCTTTCTTTTGGGACAGCCTTTGCAAGCGCTATAATGTGTAATTTTTTAGTATGCTTAGCTGTTTGGGGAGCTTCTGCAGCCAAGGATGTTATCAGTAAAGTAATAATAATATGGTTTCCTATTATGACATTTGTTACTTGTGGATTTGAGCACTGTGTAGCTAACATGTATTTTTTAACAGCTGGTATACTTGCTAAATCTAATCCAGCTTTTGTTAAAGCTTCTGGAATAACACCTGATAAAATGATAGATGGATCACATGTAGTTCAGAATTTGATACCAGTTACCCTTGGCAATATAGTAGGTGGTGCAATATTAGTTGGACTTGCATATTATTTAGCTTATAAATATATTCCAGCGAGAAAAAGTAGTGAAATTTCAAATAATAGTATAAGTAAATAAAGTTTAGGTTCAACAGCTCATGAAATATTAATTCATGGGCTTTTTCTATCAAGTGATTCTTAGAAGAACTTATCCAGGCGCATAGCAGTGCTTATCATTTACTCCTTCGATAATAGGAGAAGGAGTTTCATATAAAGAAAATTTGGGTATTAGCAGTTGTAGCCATGGGATAAAATACAATAAATTATGGTAAAGGTATAGAATATATATAAAATCAGTGTTATTATATGTTTACAAAGTTTCATATAATTTATTACACGGCAGTCATCAGATAAATTAGAGGAGGTTTCACATGAGAAATTTAAGAATGTTAATACAATATGATGGAAGTAGATATAAAGGATGGCAAAAACAAAATCATAAGGATAATAATAATGTATCAACTATACAGGATAAAATAGAAAATGTACTATCTAAAATGGCAGGAGAGGATATTCAAGTAGTAGGTTGTGGAAGAACTGATACAGGAGTTCATGCTGAAAATTATGTAGCAAATTTTCATACTAATTCCTTATTGACTGTAGAAGATATGTTAAATTATTTATATGAGTTTTTACCTGAAGACATTGTGGTTAAATCTTTAAGTGATACAAGCGACAGGTTTCATGCAAGGTATAATGCAAAATCAAAAACTTATTTGTATACAATAAATAATAATAAATGTAGAAATGTATTTAATAGAAAGTATGCTTACCATGTTGAAGAAAAGCTTAATTTAAATGAAATGAGAGATGCAGCAGAAGTATTAATAGGAACTCATGATTTTCAAAGTTTTACTAGTTTAAAGTCTAATACTAAATCTACTGTTAGAACTATTAATTACATAAGTATAACAGAAGATCATGGTATGATAGAAATAGAGGTAAATGGAAATTCTTTTTTATTAAATATGGTGAGAATTATTGTAGGTACCCTTTTAGATGTAGGCAAGGGGATTCTTACACCATCAGATGTAGAGAAAATTTTATATGAAAAGAAAAGGTCAGAAGCAGGTCCTATGGCAGCAGCAAAAGGTTTGTGCTTAAAAGATATTCAGTACTAAATTTTGATTTATGCCATAAAAAAGCAAAGGTTAATAATTATTTAATAGACTGAGAAGTAAAGTTATACTATAATAATAAATGTTATTTTAAATGCAGCCAAATAAAAAAATTTAGCAAGAGTAAGGTTTAGCTTGATTTTAGATTAATTTATTTGGTTATTTTCATGAAAGACAAAGGAGACTAAAATTATGAAATTTAAAGTGATTATGAGTAAGTTACTAGTTATGTTCATTGTTATGACTGTAGCAATGTATATGCCATTAAGCCAGGTTCATGCTGATGCTTATAAAAACGTTACATTAGGAGCAGATTTAACTGATAGTCAAAAACAGGAAATGCTTAAATACTTTGGTGTTACTAAAGAAGAAGCAAATGTACTTGAAGTTAACAGAGAGGAAGAAGCTAAGTATTTAAAAGGGGTAGCTACTGAAAAGCAATTGGGAACTAGATCTATATCTTGTTCTTATGTGGAACCTACTAATGAAGGTGGATTGAAAATATCAACACATAATATATACTGGGTTAATGAAAGTATGATAAGAAATGCGTTAATTACTGCAGGCATAAAAAATGCTAATGTTAAAGCAGCAGCTCCGTTTAATGTATCTGGTACAGCTGCTCTTACAGGAATATTAAAAGGTTTTGAAAATAGCACTGGTGGAAAGAAGATTGATGAAAATAAAAAGGAAGCTGCCAATGCAGAATTAGTTACTACTGGTAATTTAGGCGAAAAAATTGGACAAGATAAAGCAGCTGGATTAGTAAATGAAGTAAAAAAAGAAGTAGTTAAAGAAAAACCTAAAAATCAAGAACAAGTAGAAAAAATAGTAAAAGATGTAACTGGAAAATACAATTACAATTTAAGTGATGCTGATATAAAGAATTTAACTTCTTTAATGAATAAGATAAATGGTTTGAATTTGAACTTTAATGATTTAAAGAGTCAGTTAAATGGTGTTACGGATCAATTAAAGACAACTTTACAAAGTGATGAAGCCAAGAGCTTTTTCGGTAAAATATGGGCTGCTATCAGAAGTTTCTTTGATGGTATATTCAAGTAGAAAAAGTTAAACAAGATGATTTAGTAAATCATCTTGTTTTTTTATAATTTGTTTCTACAAATGGTTTTAAATATATAATAAAAGTAGCACCTAAGCCTAAATCACTAACTACTTCAATTTTTCCATCATGGGCTTCTATTATGGATTTAACTATAGAAAGACCTAAACCATAACCACCCTGTTTACGAGATCTGTGAGATTCACTTCTGAAAAATCTATCAAATATACTGTTTAACTGTTCTTTAGGTATACCAGTTCCATTATCAGATATTTTTAGAACTATAAATTTGTTTTTGCATTCTTCTATAAGACTTGTGCTTATATTAATAACTCCATTTTTTTCATCAGTATGATGTACAGCATTTTGAACTAAATTAAAAATAACTTGTTTAAATTGATTTCTATTTCCAGTAATAAATAGGTTATCTTCTAATTGTAATAAAAGTTTTCTTTCCTTCGCTAGTATTTGTAATTGAGGATAAACTTCTTCTACAATATGGCTAATATTTTCTTTCTTCATCTCTACAGGAACTTTTCTTTCTAGTCTAGTTAATAATAATAAATCATTAACTAATTTAGTAAGACGTTCACTTTCAATTAAAATGCTATTTAATGCTAAATTCAATTTTTTTTCATCCTTTGCAGCACCTCTTAACAAAACTTCTACGAATCCATGAATTGAAGTAAGAGGAGTTCTTAATTCATGAGAAGCATCGGAAATAAATTGTCTCATTTTTTCTTTAATGTACTGTTCTTGTTCAAAGGATATTTCTATACGTTGAAGCATATCATTAAAAGCCTTTGATAGTGTATCAATTTCAATTTGTCCAGTTTCTAAGGTCAAACGAGTATTTAGTTCATCTGCATTTATTTTTTTTACGGTGTTAGTTACATTATGAAGTGGTTTTAAGGTATATTTGAAAATTGTTAATCCAAGTAAAGCACCTACAATTAGTACTAAAATAGAAGCACAAATATACGTGTATACTTGCTTTAGAAGTATGTCTTCAACTGGACCTGCTGAAGTACTTAATTGAACTAAACCAGCACTTGAATTTTCATTTCCAAGTTTACGCAAAATAATTATTTGCAAATTTTTATTTTCATCTCTAGCTAGTATGTATCCATCTAAGTTTCCATTTTTACGAATTTGTTTTATATAAAAATCTTGTGGAAGTTTAGGAATTGAAATGGGGTATTTTACTTTATTATCACCATCACCTTCATGTTTATCTAAATTGTAATTGGGGTTTTTATGCATTTCTAAATTTTTACTTTTACTATCACTAGCAATGACATTTCCATTATTATCAATAATAGATGCACTTATATTAGCATCTAGCATTTTTTCTAAAAGCATTGAAGAATTTTCTGCAAGATCTTTTGAGGTTTGAATTTTTTTTACATCAGATATTGGAACATTTCTGAATCTGTATTCCAAAACCTCTTCATTACTTTTATATAAATACTTCTTCATAGTTATATATTGATAAGATTCCATTATTAAAAGCAGAAACATCAATATTAAAAAAAATCTGGATAAAAGTTTCCACTGTAGGCTTTGAGTTTTTATTATATTAAACTTGCTTTTCATTATATAACCACCTTATATCCTACTCCTCTTATGGTACGTATAATATTATGTTCATTGTCACCAATTTTATCTCTAAGGTATCTTATATATACTTCAACAATGTTTACATCTCCATTAAAGTCAAAACCCCAAACCTTTTCCAATATTGTAGGTTTGCTTAAAACCAAACCATTATTAAAAAGTAAATATTTTAATAAATTATATTCAGTAGGAGATAATTCTAAAAGATTATTCTTAAAATATATTTCATGAGCCTTATCATTTAAATAAAAGCTTCCAATAGACATAACATCATTTAATTCAGGAAGATTATTACGCAACCTAGCATTTATTCTAGCCAATAATTCTTTAAAACTAAAAGGTTTAATCATATAATCATCTGCGCCTAAATCTAAGCCTTTTACACGATCATCTATATCATCTTTAGCAGTAAGCATAATAATAGATGTATTCACCCATTTTTTTATTTCAGAACATACTTCATATCCATTGATACCTGGGAGCATGATATCTAATATTATTATGTTAGGATTTAATTGTTTTGCCAATGAAATTGCCTCATAACCATCAAAAGCAGTATGTACAATAAAACCATCATCTTCTAACCCCATTTTTATAAATTCAACTATGCTTTCTTCGTCATCTACTACAAGAATGTGTATTTGGTCTTTAATCAATGGATTCATAAAAACACTCCTTTTTTTTGACATTATCAATTATCACGCTGCGAATTTTCTGCTTTATGTATTTATTGTGATAAACAGTTTCTGTGGTAAATTTACACTTGTTTATTAATGACATAAAAGTCACAGTTTTATTATTTTTTAATAGGTTTCTAAGTGATCTGTTTATTTTTTTATCTATAATTTGAATTTCTTTATAATAGGTCATTTTTTCAAGTATACAGTTCCTTAGTTCAGGATACTGCCTTATTACAAAACGAGTTACACCTGACCTTTCAGCGATAACAGCAAAACATATCCTTTCATTCTTTGAAATCATATTTTTAAGAGTATTATCAATATTGATTTTGTATTCTTCTGCATTTTTGAATTCTATTTCTTTTTTTATACATATATTTGAATCATTAAAATAGTTTTCCATATCTGATCTCCTCACTGGATAGTTTTTACCTTTTTAATAATATATTATTAAGATTAATTTGTAAATTCATTTTAGCGATAGAAAAGCATATGTGAAATTTATAAAAATAATTAGTTAATATGTTTACTAATTTTTAATTTAATGATATAGTGATTAAATAAAAAGGCTTATTAGCATATTAATAAGTTTTTTTCAGAGGACAGTGAAGAATGGTTTTTATTCGCTTCACTACGAAAAATCTTTAATTTAAAAAGACAAGCGTAAAAATCAATGAATCTTATTTAGTGGAAATTTGTTTATTCCAACATTGTATTCTGTTAAATGTCCTCTAATATAAAAGTTAATAGTGCATAAACTATGAGAATAATGAGGAAATTAAAATAATTATTTGTGTGAGGAGGAAATAAGTTACATGAAAAAAATTTTCAGTACTTTTAAAAATCATATAAAAAATGTTTCTAGAATATATAAGAGAGATATGAAAAATATATTAACAAGCTATGTAACATTAGCTATAATTATAGCTTTAACTATATTACCTTCACTTTATTCATGGTTTAATATAAAAGCTTGTTGGGACCCATATGCTAATACAAAAGGGCTTTCAGTTGCAGTTGTAAATTTAGATAAGGGAACAGAATTTAGAAATGTAAAGATAAATGTTGGAGGGGATGTAGTAAAAAAATTAGCAGATAATCAAGCTATTGGATGGAAATTTGTTAGTGAAAGTGAAGCTGAAAATGGAGTGAAATATGGAGAATACTATGCTAGTGTAACTATACCAAAAGATTTTTCTCAAAATCTTCTTTCTATTGTAACTCAAGATACTCCAAAGAAAGGAGAATTAATATATTCAGTTAATGAAAAAAGAAATGCTATAGCTCCTAAAATTACTCAAAAAGGAGCAACTAATTTACAAGAAGAAATTACTAGAAATTTTATTGAAACATCCAGTAATACTATTTTATCCTATCTCAATCAATTTGGTATTGAATTGGAAAATATGAAGCCAGAACTTAAAAATATTATAGATGTTATCGTTAGTGTAGATAGCAGTATGCCTGAGATTAGTAAAGATATAGATGGTTTTTATTCGCAATCTTTGGATTTTCAAAAATATATGCAGAACGTTCAAAATAGCTTACCTGTTACATCAGATGCATTGAATAAAACTTTAAGTATTGCTCAAACAGGAAATGGTTATGTTAATAAAACACAACAATCATTACAGGCTATTTCTCCATTTGTAAAGACTAATTTATCTCTTGTAAAAAATGTATCAGATAATACGGAAACTCTTTTGAAACAACTTCAAGATTTAAAATCATCAGATACTGGAGCTAATAGGAAAATTCTAGTGGATGTTAGAGATAAATATGGAGATGGTGTTAAAAAGCTTGATCAGATCTTAAGCCTATTAAATTCAATAAATAATGCTTTAAGTAATAGCAGATTGGAAAATTTTATTAATAATCTTTCAAATGTTAGAAATCAAATGTCAGATCAGCAAAATTTTATAAGTTTGCTTATTGATACTATAGATCGTGGAAATCAAGTGCTACCTGGAGATATAAATTCAGCTATACAAGGAGCTAATAGAATTTCAAGCACATTAGGTAATATGATTGATAATTTTGATAGTGAAACAGCTCCAGCTATTGATCAGTCTTTGAAAAACTTTATTGGATTATCGGATGATTCAGTGAAAATGCTGGAAAATATGCAGACAAATATGCCACTAATTAGCAGTTTAATAGGGGGCATAAACACTGCATCAGGTTCTAGTGTGAATAGATTGAAAGAATTAAAAGATAAGTTTCCTAAAATACAACAAGATATACATTCAAATTCGGAAAAGTTAAAAGGCCTTAGTGAAGATGAAAAATTTAATGAAATTACTAAAATACTAAAAAAAGATGCAAAAAAAGAAAGTGATTTTTTAGCAAATCCTATAGATTTAAAGCAAAATAGAATTTACCCAATTCCTAATTATGGTTCAGCTATGTCTCCATTTTACACTACACTAGCTCTTTGGGTAGGTGCATTTATATTACTTTCACTATTATCTGTGGAAGTTAAAAGCTTTGAAGATGGTGTAGAATTTAGCGCAAGAGAGCAATTTTTTGGAAGATACCTTACTTTTGTAACTATTGCAATTATGCAGGCAATAGTTACAACTATAGGTAATCTAGTTCTTTTGAAAACCTATGTTGTATCTCCCATTGTATATGTAATGCTAGGGATATATACAAGTATTGTATTTACTATGATTATTTATACCTTGGTATCTGTTTTAAGAAATATAGGTAAAGCTTTAGCTATGGTAGCGATGGTATTGCAAGTTTCAGCTTCTGGAGGTACTTTCCCAATAGAATTAATGCCTCATTTCTTTCAAAATATAAATCCTATACTACCATTTACTTATGCTATAGGATCTATGAGAGAGGCTGTGGGAGGAATTTTGCCACAAGCTTTAATTAAGAATATATTGGTATTATCAATATTCTTTTTGATTTCT harbors:
- the modA gene encoding molybdate ABC transporter substrate-binding protein; the encoded protein is MKKNLLVMSILAATLIFSGCSQKNSETSKQSPKNITISAAASLKESLTEIQPKFEKDNNVKLTFNFGASGTLQKQIEQGAPADVFISAGKQQMDNLEKENLIDKSSRKNLLNNKLVLIVAKDYKDKIKSTSDLANINSKIAMGEPTVVPAGQYGKESLEKLSLMDKVKDKIVYAKDVKQVVQYVENGEAAAGIVYKSDATVLKNSTIAETIDESSHKPIVYPEAIVTASKEKEAAKKFLDYLTTDSSKETFKKYGFEVNVK
- a CDS encoding formate/nitrite transporter family protein — its product is MDSMMLKPGELCDASIGSGCGKAKLTALQQLVLGILAGAFIAVGGVVSSVVSHSITNVGVSKFVGGAVFPVGLILVVICGAELFTGNCLMVVPLADGKINIKEMLKNWVVVYIGNFIGSILIAFLVFQAGLFTLNSGKLGGVVIKVASTKGNLSFGTAFASAIMCNFLVCLAVWGASAAKDVISKVIIIWFPIMTFVTCGFEHCVANMYFLTAGILAKSNPAFVKASGITPDKMIDGSHVVQNLIPVTLGNIVGGAILVGLAYYLAYKYIPARKSSEISNNSISK
- the truA gene encoding tRNA pseudouridine(38-40) synthase TruA, with amino-acid sequence MRNLRMLIQYDGSRYKGWQKQNHKDNNNVSTIQDKIENVLSKMAGEDIQVVGCGRTDTGVHAENYVANFHTNSLLTVEDMLNYLYEFLPEDIVVKSLSDTSDRFHARYNAKSKTYLYTINNNKCRNVFNRKYAYHVEEKLNLNEMRDAAEVLIGTHDFQSFTSLKSNTKSTVRTINYISITEDHGMIEIEVNGNSFLLNMVRIIVGTLLDVGKGILTPSDVEKILYEKKRSEAGPMAAAKGLCLKDIQY
- a CDS encoding DUF1002 domain-containing protein, with amino-acid sequence MKFKVIMSKLLVMFIVMTVAMYMPLSQVHADAYKNVTLGADLTDSQKQEMLKYFGVTKEEANVLEVNREEEAKYLKGVATEKQLGTRSISCSYVEPTNEGGLKISTHNIYWVNESMIRNALITAGIKNANVKAAAPFNVSGTAALTGILKGFENSTGGKKIDENKKEAANAELVTTGNLGEKIGQDKAAGLVNEVKKEVVKEKPKNQEQVEKIVKDVTGKYNYNLSDADIKNLTSLMNKINGLNLNFNDLKSQLNGVTDQLKTTLQSDEAKSFFGKIWAAIRSFFDGIFK
- a CDS encoding sensor histidine kinase, which codes for MKSKFNIIKTQSLQWKLLSRFFLILMFLLLIMESYQYITMKKYLYKSNEEVLEYRFRNVPISDVKKIQTSKDLAENSSMLLEKMLDANISASIIDNNGNVIASDSKSKNLEMHKNPNYNLDKHEGDGDNKVKYPISIPKLPQDFYIKQIRKNGNLDGYILARDENKNLQIIILRKLGNENSSAGLVQLSTSAGPVEDILLKQVYTYICASILVLIVGALLGLTIFKYTLKPLHNVTNTVKKINADELNTRLTLETGQIEIDTLSKAFNDMLQRIEISFEQEQYIKEKMRQFISDASHELRTPLTSIHGFVEVLLRGAAKDEKKLNLALNSILIESERLTKLVNDLLLLTRLERKVPVEMKKENISHIVEEVYPQLQILAKERKLLLQLEDNLFITGNRNQFKQVIFNLVQNAVHHTDEKNGVINISTSLIEECKNKFIVLKISDNGTGIPKEQLNSIFDRFFRSESHRSRKQGGYGLGLSIVKSIIEAHDGKIEVVSDLGLGATFIIYLKPFVETNYKKTR
- a CDS encoding response regulator transcription factor, with translation MNPLIKDQIHILVVDDEESIVEFIKMGLEDDGFIVHTAFDGYEAISLAKQLNPNIIILDIMLPGINGYEVCSEIKKWVNTSIIMLTAKDDIDDRVKGLDLGADDYMIKPFSFKELLARINARLRNNLPELNDVMSIGSFYLNDKAHEIYFKNNLLELSPTEYNLLKYLLFNNGLVLSKPTILEKVWGFDFNGDVNIVEVYIRYLRDKIGDNEHNIIRTIRGVGYKVVI
- a CDS encoding YhgE/Pip domain-containing protein; the encoded protein is MKKIFSTFKNHIKNVSRIYKRDMKNILTSYVTLAIIIALTILPSLYSWFNIKACWDPYANTKGLSVAVVNLDKGTEFRNVKINVGGDVVKKLADNQAIGWKFVSESEAENGVKYGEYYASVTIPKDFSQNLLSIVTQDTPKKGELIYSVNEKRNAIAPKITQKGATNLQEEITRNFIETSSNTILSYLNQFGIELENMKPELKNIIDVIVSVDSSMPEISKDIDGFYSQSLDFQKYMQNVQNSLPVTSDALNKTLSIAQTGNGYVNKTQQSLQAISPFVKTNLSLVKNVSDNTETLLKQLQDLKSSDTGANRKILVDVRDKYGDGVKKLDQILSLLNSINNALSNSRLENFINNLSNVRNQMSDQQNFISLLIDTIDRGNQVLPGDINSAIQGANRISSTLGNMIDNFDSETAPAIDQSLKNFIGLSDDSVKMLENMQTNMPLISSLIGGINTASGSSVNRLKELKDKFPKIQQDIHSNSEKLKGLSEDEKFNEITKILKKDAKKESDFLANPIDLKQNRIYPIPNYGSAMSPFYTTLALWVGAFILLSLLSVEVKSFEDGVEFSAREQFFGRYLTFVTIAIMQAIVTTIGNLVLLKTYVVSPIVYVMLGIYTSIVFTMIIYTLVSVLRNIGKALAMVAMVLQVSASGGTFPIELMPHFFQNINPILPFTYAIGSMREAVGGILPQALIKNILVLSIFFLISIFFGVFFKEKANRLSEKFVKQFKDSGLAGE